A window of the Alnus glutinosa chromosome 4, dhAlnGlut1.1, whole genome shotgun sequence genome harbors these coding sequences:
- the LOC133866058 gene encoding uncharacterized protein LOC133866058, with protein sequence MAKSIEDLATMNAILQARVPELHRTVTDPGNREEGSRVEGSREPNNQEVLGNPPPAQTEAARAVQGMIARLEQRCNVLTAAIQRNDKGKASLVENLLLKTTSPFTEEVANICLSEKFKVLEIPFYTGLEDPVEHLDNFRAHMDLHRTPEMVACRAFPLTLSGNARDWFRSLPPNSIRHFEDLGRMFLTQFMAGRVRRKPSESLMSLHQGPEESLRDFFMRFNQARLEAEAATDDFIYGALFQGIRKDGALMADIARKPP encoded by the coding sequence ATGGCCAAGAGCATCGAGGATTTGGCCACTATGAATGCTATTCTCCAAGCCCGGGTTCCAGAACTTCATCGAACTGTCACTGACCCGGGAAACCGAGAGGAAGGCAGCCGGGTCGAAGGCTCTAGGGAGCCGAACAACCAAGAAGTCCTAGGAAACCCTCCCCCTGCTCAAACCGAGGCGGCAAGGGCGGTACAAGGCATGATCGCCCGGTTGGAACAAAGATGCAATGTTCTAACCGCAGCTATTCAACGGAACGATAAGGGGAAAGCTTCCCTGGTGGAAAACCTTTTGCTGAAGACCACCTCTCCATTCACCGAGGAGGTGGCAAATATTTGCCTTTCCGAGAAGTTCAAAGTCCTAGAAATCCCATTTTATACGGGCCTTGAAGATCCCGTGGAGCACCTAGATAATTTCAGAGCCCACATGGACCTCCATCGAACACCCGAGATGGTGGCCTGCCGAGCATTCCCTCTGACCCTCTCGGGAAATGCCCGTGACTGGTTCAGGAGCCTCCCGCCAAATTCCATTCGTCATTTCGAGGACCTCGGTAGGATGTTCCTGACGCAGTTCATGGCCGGAAGGGTCAGAAGAAAGCCGTCCGAATCCTTGATGTCATTGCACCAGGGACCCGAGGAATCTCTCAGAGATTTCTTCATGAGGTTCAACCAGGCCAGACTTGAAGCCGAAGCAGCAACTGATGATTTCATCTACGGAGCTCTCTTTCAGGGAATCCGAAAAGATGGAGCCCTAATGGCTGATATAGCTAGGAAGCCCCCTTAG
- the LOC133866056 gene encoding uncharacterized protein LOC133866056, which produces MSKAEKYINQEETLRALLGPEQTRPSTSGNPKKKNLRKEEQKRVPEEEARPKRDQESLRGHNWTPLNAPIMDVLLEIKRDPMYRKPRPVLANLHSQYANQYCAFQDTTGHRTEACISLRLLIERFIENGKLVRFLANQRVRNRPHQNQNNPRDDRGRNQERGRELERRPDPRAARERSKSRARPARQENLPEIQTISGGFGGGGESSSARKAYARQMRDFEVYSVHKPLKSQKQNAQVVAFSDADYAEVSLPHTDALVLSLAIANHKIHRILVDTGSSADILYRSAFEQMKIDRSKVISARHLLVGFTGEQALPLGSIELPVTAGMYPRQRTVMVRFLIIDQSSAYNAILGRTAQ; this is translated from the coding sequence ATGAGTAAAGCCGAGAAGTACATCAACCAGGAGGAGACACTCCGAGCTCTATTGGGACCCGAGCAAACTCGTCCATCCACTTCCGGgaatccaaaaaagaagaacCTTCGGAAGGAAGAACAGAAGCGTGTTCCAGAAGAAGAGGCTAGGCCAAAGCGGGATCAGGAGTCCCTAAGGGGTCACAACTGGACACCCCTCAATGCACCCATTATGGATGTTCTCCTGGAGATAAAGCGAGACCCGATGTACCGAAAACCCAGACCGGTGCTCGCAAATCTGCATTCACAATACGCCAACCAGTATTGTGCGTTTCAAGATACTACCGGGCATCGCACAGAAGCCTGCATATCCTTGAGACTTCTGATTGAACGCTTCATAGAAAACGGAAAACTTGTCCGTTTCCTCGCAAATCAAAGAGTTCGCAATCGCCCCCATCAGAATCAAAACAATCCCCGGGATGACCGAGGAAGAAATCAGGAAAGGGGAAGGGAACTGGAACGCAGGCCAGACCCTCGGGCCGCACGAGAAAGAAGTAAGAGCCGAGCCAGACCAGCACGGCAGGAAAACCTTCCAGAGATACAGACGATTTCAGGGGGTTTCGGAGGAGGCGGAGAGTCTAGCTCGGCGCGGAAAGCATACGCGAGGCAGATGAGGGACTTCGAGGTTTACTCGGTACACAAACCTCTAAAATCCCAGAAACAAAACGCTCAGGTGGTCGCATTCTCGGATGCCGATTACGCAGAGGTATCTCTCCCACATACCGACGCTCTGGTACTAAGTCTGGCCATAGCCAACCACAAAATACACCGCATCTTGGTTGACACAGGAAGCTCGGCTGACATCCTTTACAGGTCAGCCTTCGAGCAAATGAAGATTGATCGAAGTAAGGTGATCTCGGCGAGACATTTGCTTGTGGGATTCACAGGAGAACAAGCGCTCCCACTCGGGTCCATTGAGCTTCCGGTCACAGCGGGAATGTACCCGAGGCAGAGGACGGTGATGGTTCGGTTCTTAATAATCGACCAATCATCGGCCTACAACGCCATCCTCGGGAGAACAGCTCAATGA
- the LOC133866597 gene encoding alcohol dehydrogenase 1, protein MSRTAGQVIKCKAAVAWEAGKPLVIEEVEVAPPQANEVRVKILFTSLCHTDVYFWEAKGQTPLFPRIFGHEAGGIVESVGEGVTDLKPGDHVLPVFTGECKECRHCKSEESNMCDLLRINTDRGVMLNDGKTRFSINGKPIYHFVGTSTFSEYTVTHVGCLAKINPAAPLDKVCVLSCGISTGLGATLNVAKPKKGQSVAVFGLGAVGLAAAEGARIAGASRIIGVDLNPARFEEAKKFGVTEFVNPKDHDKPVQEVLAEMTGGGVDRAVECTGSIQAMISAFECVHDGWGVAVLVGVPNKDDAFKTHPMNLLNERTLKGTFFGNYKPRTDIPGVVEKYLNKELELEKFITHSVPFSEINKAFDLMLQGKSIRCIITMGA, encoded by the exons ATGTCGAGAACAGCCGGTCAAGTTATTAAGTGCAAAG CCGCGGTGGCATGGGAGGCTGGGAAGCCATTGGTGATTGAAGAAGTGGAGGTGGCACCACCTCAGGCAAATGAAGTCCGCGTGAAGATCCTCTTCACCTCCCTTTGCCACACTGATGTTTACTTCTGGGAAGCCAAG GGGCAGACGCCATTGTTTCCTCGCATATTTGGTCATGAAGCTGGAGG AATTGTGGAGAGTGTAGGCGAGGGCGTAACTGATCTCAAACCAGGAGACCATGTTCTCCCTGTCTTCACTGGGGAGTGCAAGGAGTGTCGCCACTGTAAGTCGGAGGAGAGCAACATGTGTGACCTCCTCAGGATTAATACTGACAGGGGCGTTATGCTTAATGATGGCAAGACGAGATTCTCAATAAATGGAAAGCCCATTTACCACTTTGTTGGCACCTCCACATTTAGTGAATACACTGTTACCCATGTGGGCTGCCTCGCGAAGATCAACCCTGCCGCCCCATTAGACAAAGTTTGTGTTCTTAGTTGCGGAATATCCACAG GTCTTGGTGCCACTTTGAATGTTGCAAAACCCAAAAAGGGTCAATCTGTAGCCGTCTTTGGATTGGGTGCTGTTGGCCTTGCT GCTGCTGAAGGGGCAAGAATTGCTGGGGCTTCAAGAATCATTGGTGTTGATCTGAACCCTGCTCGTTTCGAGGAAG CCAAGAAGTTTGGTGTCACCGAATTTGTGAATCCAAAAGATCATGACAAGCCTGTTCAAGAG GTGCTTGCTGAGATGACCGGCGGTGGAGTGGATCGGGCTGTTGAATGTACTGGAAGCATCCAGGCCATGATCTCAGCATTTGAATGCGTTCATGAT GGTTGGGGTGTTGCAGTACTTGTTGGAGTACCAAACAAAGATGATGCATTCAAGACTCATCCTATGAACTTGTTGAATGAGAGGACCCTGAAGGGTACCTTCTTTGGCAACTACAAGCCCCGCACTGATATTCCTGGGGTCGTGGAAAAGTACTTGAACAAG GAGCTGGAACTGGAGAAATTTATCACTCACTCAGTCCCTTTCTCGGAGATCAACAAAGCCTTTGACCTCATGCTTCAGGGGAAGTCTATCCGGTGCATTATCACCATGGGTGCTTAA
- the LOC133867418 gene encoding alcohol dehydrogenase class-P-like codes for MSSTAGQVIKCKAAVAWEAAKPLVIEEVEVAPPQKDEVRVKILFTSLCHSDVYFWEAKGQKPLFPRIFGHEAGGIVESVGQGVTDLKPGDHVLPIFTGECKECRHCKSEESNVCDLLRVNTDRGVMLNDGKSRFSKNGKPIYNFIGTSTFSEYTVVHVGCLAKINPAAPLDIVCVLSCGISTGLGATLNVAKPKKGQSVAVFGLGAVGLAAAEGARIAGASRIIGVDLNPARFEEAKKFGVNEFVNPKDHDKPVQEVLVEMTDGGPDRALECSGNLQAMIAAFECVHDGWGVAVLVGLPSKDDAFKTHPMNFLSERTLKGTFFGNYKPRTDIPVVVEKYMNKELELEKFITHSVPFSDINKAFDLMLQGKSIRCVIKMGA; via the exons ATGTCGAGCACTGCCGGTCAGGTTATTAAGTGCAAAG CCGCGGTAGCATGGGAGGCTGCGAAGCCATTGGTGATTGAAGAAGTGGAGGTGGCACCACCTCAGAAAGATGAAGTCCGCGTGAAGATCCTATTCACCTCCCTTTGCCACAGTGATGTTTACTTCTGGGAAGCCAAG GGGCAGAAACCATTGTTTCCTCGCATATTTGGTCATGAAGCTGGAGG AATTGTGGAGAGCGTAGGCCAGGGCGTAACTGATCTCAAACCAGGAGACCATGTTCTCCCTATCTTCACTGGGGAGTGCAAGGAGTGTCGCCACTGTAAATCGGAGGAGAGCAACGTGTGTGACCTCCTCAGGGTTAATACTGACAGGGGTGTTATGCTTAATGATGGCAAGTCGAGATTCTCCAAAAATGGAAAGCCCATTTACAACTTTATTGGCACCTCCACATTTAGTGAATACACTGTTGTCCATGTCGGCTGCCTCGCTAAGATCAACCCTGCAGCCCCATTAGACATTGTTTGTGTTCTCAGTTGCGGAATATCCACAG GTCTTGGTGCCACTTTGAATGTTGCAAAACCCAAAAAGGGTCAATCTGTAGCCGTCTTTGGATTGGGTGCTGTTGGCCTTGCT GCTGCTGAAGGGGCAAGAATTGCTGGGGCTTCTAGAATAATTGGTGTTGATCTGAACCCTGCTCGTTTTGAGGAAG CCAAGAAGTTTGGTGTCAATGAATTTGTGAATCCAAAAGATCATGACAAGCCTGTTCAAGAG GTGCTTGTTGAGATGACCGACGGAGGACCGGATCGGGCTCTTGAGTGTTCTGGAAACCTTCAGGCCATGATCGCAGCATTTGAATGCGTTCATGAT GGTTGGGGTGTTGCAGTACTTGTTGGACTGCCAAGTAAAGATGATGCATTCAAGACTCATCCTATGAACTTTTTGAGTGAGAGGACTCTGAAGGGAACCTTCTTTGGCAACTACAAGCCCCGCACTGATATTCCTGTCGTCGTGGAGAAGTACATGAACAAG GAGCTGGAACTGGAGAAATTTATCACTCACTCAGTCCCTTTCTCGGATATCAACAAAGCCTTTGACCTCATGCTTCAGGGGAAGTCTATACGCTGCGTTATCAAGATGGGTGCATGA